A genome region from Hymenobacter tibetensis includes the following:
- the hrpB gene encoding ATP-dependent helicase HrpB, whose amino-acid sequence MRFPDLPITAALPDLLAALAAHERVVLQAPPGAGKTTVVPLALLETAWRAGGRILMLEPRQLAARAAANRLAKLLGEPVGETVGYRVRLESKVSARTRIEVITEGILTRLIQDDPALEGVTAVVFDEFHERSLRADLGLALTLDVQAVLRPELRILVMSATLEAERLGAWLHAPVVSSAGFLFPIETHYLSPRQAAVGGTRPGERLATLVPTAVREALRAHAEGDILVFLPGLADLRRVADKLEPALSETTRLHLLHGELPLEQQDAALRPAPVGQRKIVLSTAIAETSLTIEGVQVVIDGGFARVPRFQARTGFTTLETVPVSTAAADQRRGRAGRLGPGTCYRLWTTAEHDALPAHLPPEILTADLSGLALELALWGATPAALRWLDTPPTPALALANDLLRRLGAVEASSQQLAGEGDKALDSTGAGTAPASLSVTTAPQKPTPHGRALARLGLAPRLGHLVVRGHELGHGPAAAALAALLSERDVLRSADAHSTPPDLRLRFETIAHGRPALPGLLVQHNTLHRVRDAARNLRQRAGIRDTATSTDADAAGLLTALAYPDRIAQRETTDRVRLSTGQRVLLPAEFFGRDDQFLAVAYLEGPPHQLRAALAAPVSRTELEQLFSDQIDTRDEVRWDAPTGRVLARRLKRLGALVLSDTALAQPDPELVAQALLEALRTAGIARLPWTEGAVALRQRLAFLHYHFAATWPDVSDEALLAQLEDWLEPHLVGLKSLNEVSRLDWQELLLQQLPDGWAQRQELDRLAPSHLAVPSGSRVPLDYSDPTAPVLAVKLQEVFGLLDTPYVAGGRVPLTLHLLSPGGRPAQVTRDLRSFWQTGYFEVRKDLRGRYPKHPWPDDPLTAIPTKLTKKRFEAGQ is encoded by the coding sequence GTGCGTTTCCCCGACCTCCCCATAACCGCCGCGTTACCGGATTTGCTGGCGGCCCTCGCCGCGCATGAGCGCGTGGTATTGCAGGCTCCACCGGGCGCGGGCAAAACCACCGTTGTGCCGCTGGCATTGCTGGAAACCGCTTGGCGCGCAGGAGGCCGGATTCTGATGCTGGAACCCCGGCAACTAGCCGCCCGCGCCGCCGCAAACCGGCTGGCCAAGCTGCTGGGCGAGCCGGTAGGCGAAACCGTGGGGTATCGAGTACGGCTGGAAAGCAAGGTGTCGGCGCGCACGCGCATCGAGGTTATCACCGAAGGGATTTTGACACGCCTAATTCAGGACGACCCCGCACTGGAAGGCGTGACGGCGGTAGTATTCGATGAATTTCATGAGCGCAGCCTACGCGCTGACCTTGGCCTAGCCCTGACTTTAGATGTGCAGGCCGTACTGCGGCCCGAACTGCGCATTCTGGTGATGAGCGCCACCCTGGAAGCCGAACGGTTGGGAGCCTGGCTGCATGCACCGGTAGTGAGCAGTGCTGGTTTTCTGTTTCCAATCGAGACGCACTACCTGAGCCCGCGCCAAGCCGCTGTGGGGGGCACCCGGCCCGGTGAACGGCTAGCTACCTTGGTACCGACGGCCGTGCGCGAAGCCTTGCGCGCACATGCAGAAGGCGACATTCTGGTATTCCTGCCTGGCCTAGCCGACCTGCGGCGTGTGGCCGATAAGCTAGAACCAGCGTTGTCTGAAACCACGCGCCTGCACCTGTTGCACGGCGAGCTGCCTCTGGAGCAGCAAGATGCCGCCTTGCGCCCCGCCCCGGTAGGGCAGCGTAAAATTGTGTTGAGTACGGCCATTGCTGAAACCAGCCTAACCATTGAAGGCGTGCAAGTGGTAATAGACGGCGGCTTTGCGCGAGTACCGCGCTTTCAGGCCCGTACTGGCTTCACCACTCTCGAAACGGTGCCCGTAAGTACCGCCGCCGCCGATCAGCGCCGCGGGCGCGCGGGCCGCTTGGGGCCCGGCACCTGCTACCGCCTCTGGACCACCGCAGAGCACGATGCCCTCCCTGCCCACCTGCCCCCCGAAATTCTCACCGCCGACCTGAGTGGGTTGGCTCTGGAACTGGCCTTGTGGGGCGCCACGCCCGCTGCGTTGCGCTGGCTTGATACGCCTCCTACTCCTGCCCTTGCCTTAGCGAATGATCTGCTGCGCCGACTTGGAGCCGTGGAAGCGTCAAGCCAGCAGCTAGCAGGGGAAGGTGATAAAGCGCTGGATTCAACAGGTGCCGGTACTGCGCCAGCTTCACTGTCTGTTACTACTGCGCCGCAAAAACCTACTCCCCACGGCCGGGCACTGGCACGGCTGGGCCTAGCCCCCCGATTAGGCCATTTGGTGGTACGAGGCCACGAGCTTGGCCACGGTCCAGCCGCTGCAGCGCTAGCCGCTTTGCTTTCGGAACGCGACGTGTTGCGCTCCGCCGATGCTCACTCCACCCCGCCCGATCTGCGCCTGCGCTTCGAAACCATTGCGCACGGCCGCCCCGCTCTCCCCGGTTTGCTGGTACAGCACAACACACTGCACCGAGTTCGGGATGCGGCGCGCAACCTGCGGCAGCGGGCAGGTATCCGGGATACTGCTACCTCCACCGATGCGGATGCTGCCGGCTTATTGACGGCCCTGGCTTACCCCGACCGGATTGCGCAACGCGAAACCACCGACCGAGTCCGCTTATCCACTGGCCAACGGGTGCTGCTGCCAGCCGAGTTTTTTGGGCGCGACGACCAGTTTTTAGCGGTAGCGTATCTAGAAGGGCCGCCCCACCAGTTGCGTGCGGCCTTAGCCGCACCCGTAAGCCGCACGGAGCTAGAACAACTATTCTCCGACCAGATTGACACCCGCGACGAAGTCCGGTGGGATGCCCCCACGGGCCGCGTACTGGCTAGGCGCCTCAAACGGCTAGGCGCGCTGGTTCTTTCCGATACCGCTCTCGCGCAACCCGACCCCGAGCTAGTAGCGCAGGCATTGTTGGAAGCCTTACGCACCGCGGGCATTGCGCGCCTGCCATGGACTGAGGGTGCCGTTGCGCTCCGCCAACGACTGGCGTTTCTGCACTACCATTTTGCCGCCACCTGGCCCGACGTATCGGATGAAGCTCTACTGGCGCAGCTAGAGGACTGGTTGGAGCCACACCTGGTAGGGTTGAAAAGCCTGAATGAAGTCAGCCGGCTCGATTGGCAAGAGTTATTGCTCCAACAACTGCCTGATGGGTGGGCACAACGCCAAGAGCTAGACCGCCTGGCGCCTTCGCACCTCGCCGTACCCAGTGGCTCCCGCGTACCCCTCGACTACTCCGACCCTACCGCACCGGTGCTGGCCGTGAAGTTGCAAGAAGTATTTGGGCTGCTAGATACTCCGTATGTGGCCGGCGGCCGGGTTCCACTCACGTTGCATTTGCTTTCACCTGGTGGTCGGCCAGCGCAGGTTACGCGTGACCTACGCAGCTTCTGGCAAACGGGCTACTTCGAGGTGCGCAAAGACCTGCGCGGCCGCTACCCCAAGCACCCCTGGCCCGACGACCCACTCACAGCCATTCCTACCAAGCTAACCAAGAAGCGTTTCGAGGCCGGTCAATAG
- a CDS encoding DUF2490 domain-containing protein yields the protein MKSIVHSTAAKLLVLLLLSLASGAQAQTQTTTATPTAYQRFNTWLMVFSDARLSNKWGIHTEGQLRQVKGPNSPQQKFLRVGANYYVANILVLTGGYANTMSYPDGNDSDVGGLPEHRSYQQVLLRFDSSRVMSQHRYRLEQRWVQHLGDKKFTYLNRFRYQLRLTLPLNHERKIAPGTPYVLASNELFVVFGRNDAGKFFEQNRACLGVGYQVNRATSIEAGYMNQMSQQETMSSLVAGHILHLGLNFNPDFRKGKLTMANN from the coding sequence ATGAAATCAATTGTACACTCCACTGCGGCAAAACTGCTTGTTCTGCTACTGTTGAGTTTGGCGAGCGGGGCGCAGGCACAAACTCAAACAACCACTGCTACTCCTACCGCATATCAGCGCTTCAATACTTGGCTGATGGTTTTCAGCGACGCCCGTTTGAGCAATAAATGGGGCATCCATACGGAGGGGCAACTACGGCAGGTTAAGGGCCCGAACTCGCCGCAGCAAAAGTTTCTGCGAGTTGGCGCCAACTATTATGTGGCCAACATCTTGGTTCTGACGGGCGGTTATGCCAATACTATGTCCTACCCAGATGGCAATGATTCGGACGTAGGGGGCTTGCCAGAACACCGCAGCTATCAGCAGGTATTGCTCCGCTTCGATAGCAGCCGAGTTATGTCGCAGCACCGGTACCGCCTCGAGCAGCGCTGGGTACAGCACCTCGGCGACAAGAAGTTCACGTATCTCAACCGCTTCCGGTACCAGCTGCGGCTTACACTGCCACTAAACCACGAGCGAAAGATTGCTCCCGGAACCCCGTACGTACTGGCCTCCAATGAACTATTCGTCGTTTTCGGACGCAATGATGCGGGCAAGTTTTTCGAACAGAACCGCGCCTGCCTAGGGGTTGGCTACCAAGTCAATCGTGCCACTTCCATCGAAGCTGGCTACATGAATCAGATGAGCCAACAGGAAACTATGTCCTCGTTGGTTGCGGGCCACATTTTGCATCTAGGCCTCAATTTCAACCCGGACTTTCGCAAAGGCAAGCTGACAATGGCTAATAATTAG
- a CDS encoding FRG domain-containing protein, with amino-acid sequence MPLSVNDIHVTSWTDLQQALFRDTWDSRIGRFRSPFVYRGLRSSNWLLTTSLQRLGGEYQQLENHLLRNFRKYGRDFTQPGASVWNWLALAQHHGLPTRLLDWTYSPYVALHFATDDLEAYGEDGVIWAINYVLAAESLPPSLREALRAEGSNVFTPELLEPLCTTLRELELLRDEQFLLFLEPPSLDARIVHQYALFSLMNTAQASLHEWLEQRPELYFRIIIPAQLKWEIRDKLDQANITERVLFPGLGGLSRWLHRHYTPTPGQQLLDSDEDQIPG; translated from the coding sequence GTGCCGCTTTCCGTCAACGATATCCACGTTACTTCCTGGACCGATCTGCAGCAAGCACTTTTCCGCGACACGTGGGACAGCCGCATCGGGCGCTTCCGCTCGCCTTTCGTGTACCGGGGGCTACGCTCGTCCAACTGGTTGCTTACCACTAGTTTGCAGCGCTTAGGGGGCGAGTATCAGCAGTTGGAAAACCACTTGTTGCGCAACTTCCGCAAATACGGCCGCGACTTTACGCAGCCTGGCGCATCGGTTTGGAACTGGTTGGCGCTGGCGCAGCACCACGGCCTCCCCACCCGCCTCCTCGACTGGACCTATTCGCCCTACGTTGCCTTGCACTTCGCCACCGACGACTTAGAAGCGTACGGCGAAGACGGGGTGATATGGGCCATCAACTACGTGCTGGCAGCCGAATCTTTGCCGCCCAGTTTGCGCGAAGCCTTGCGAGCCGAAGGCTCGAATGTGTTCACTCCCGAGTTGCTGGAGCCGCTGTGTACCACCCTACGCGAGTTGGAATTGCTGCGCGACGAGCAATTTCTGCTGTTTTTGGAGCCACCTTCTCTGGATGCCCGCATTGTACATCAATATGCCTTGTTTTCGTTGATGAACACCGCGCAGGCTAGCTTGCATGAGTGGTTGGAGCAACGCCCCGAGTTGTACTTCCGCATCATCATCCCAGCTCAACTGAAGTGGGAAATTCGCGACAAACTCGACCAAGCCAATATCACGGAGCGGGTACTGTTTCCGGGCTTGGGGGGCCTTAGCCGCTGGTTGCACCGCCATTACACGCCTACTCCCGGTCAGCAATTGCTAGATTCAGACGAAGACCAGATTCCGGGCTGA
- a CDS encoding oxidoreductase, whose translation MATDNKNWFITGVSTGFGKELAEYCLSKGDKVAATFRKQEQADEFTQKAGANGRGLVCEVTDEQQVKTAVAEAIQALGHIDVVVNNAGYGSMGSIEEISAEEVHRQFDVNVFGPLHVLRAVLPHLRERKSGHVLNITSIGGLKTFPGVGVYNASKFALEAIGESLAQQVKPLGIHVTNIEPSGFRTDWAGRSASFVDTAIEDYRATVGENLKGIQSYSGKQPGDPQRAATIMFDLVRQENPPLHLPLGKAAVKGARDKFTSLLEELAGVAETGDSADFPQGE comes from the coding sequence ATGGCAACTGACAACAAAAACTGGTTTATAACGGGTGTGAGTACTGGCTTCGGCAAAGAACTAGCCGAATACTGCCTGAGCAAGGGCGACAAAGTGGCTGCCACCTTTCGCAAACAAGAGCAGGCCGACGAATTCACCCAAAAAGCTGGGGCCAATGGCCGCGGCTTGGTATGCGAGGTGACCGATGAGCAGCAAGTGAAAACCGCCGTGGCGGAGGCTATTCAGGCGCTCGGCCATATTGATGTGGTGGTGAACAACGCGGGCTACGGCTCCATGGGCAGCATCGAAGAAATTTCGGCCGAAGAAGTACACCGCCAGTTCGACGTGAACGTGTTCGGGCCCTTACACGTGTTGCGGGCCGTGCTTCCGCATTTGCGTGAGCGAAAGAGCGGACACGTGCTCAACATCACCAGCATTGGGGGCCTAAAAACTTTCCCGGGTGTGGGCGTGTACAACGCCAGCAAATTTGCGCTGGAAGCTATTGGCGAGAGCCTGGCGCAGCAAGTAAAACCCCTTGGTATTCACGTCACCAACATCGAGCCTAGCGGTTTCCGCACCGATTGGGCCGGTCGCTCCGCTAGCTTCGTAGACACAGCCATAGAAGATTACCGTGCTACTGTGGGCGAGAACCTGAAAGGCATCCAAAGCTACAGCGGCAAACAGCCCGGCGACCCGCAACGGGCCGCTACCATCATGTTTGACTTGGTACGCCAGGAAAACCCGCCACTGCACTTGCCACTCGGCAAAGCGGCCGTGAAAGGCGCTCGTGACAAGTTCACTAGCCTCCTAGAAGAGTTGGCTGGCGTAGCCGAAACAGGCGACTCAGCTGATTTTCCACAAGGAGAATAA
- the guaB gene encoding IMP dehydrogenase, with translation MADYATPNSKIAFEALTYDDVLLLPAYSEVLPRDTDPSAQLTRNIRLKLPFVSAAMDTVTESEMAIALAQEGGIGIIHKNMSIRAQAELVRRVKRSESGMILDPFTLQEAATLADAKKLMRDNNIGGIPIVDEQRRLKGILTNRDLRFEKDMGRHVTDVMTHTPLVTAKAGTELADAEDILQESKVEKLPVVDADGRLVGLITYKDIRKRRRTPNACKDEYGRLRVGAAVGVTPDLLDRVAALVEAGVDVVSVDTAHGHSKGVLDAVRNLKQKFPTLEIIAGNVATAEGARALADAGADAVKVGVGPGSICTTRIIAGIGVPQLSAVLEAARGLEGTGVPLIADGGIKFSGDVVKALAAGASTIMIGSLLAGTEEAPGEVTLFEGRKFKSYRGMGSVEAMEDGSKDRYFQDAEDDVKKLVPEGIVGRVAYRGLAAEVLFQLAGGLRAGMGYCGAATIEALQQARFVRITGAGLRESHPHDVQITQEAPNYSTK, from the coding sequence ATGGCCGATTACGCCACCCCCAATTCCAAAATCGCCTTCGAGGCGCTGACCTACGACGATGTCCTGCTGCTTCCCGCGTATTCGGAAGTACTGCCCCGCGACACGGACCCGAGCGCTCAGCTTACCCGCAACATTCGCCTGAAGCTTCCCTTCGTTTCGGCCGCTATGGACACCGTAACGGAATCGGAAATGGCTATTGCGCTGGCGCAGGAAGGCGGTATCGGCATCATCCACAAAAACATGAGCATCCGGGCGCAGGCCGAACTGGTGCGCCGGGTGAAACGCTCGGAAAGTGGGATGATTCTCGACCCCTTCACCCTACAGGAAGCTGCTACCCTCGCCGATGCCAAAAAGCTGATGCGCGACAACAACATTGGCGGTATTCCTATCGTCGATGAGCAACGCCGCCTCAAAGGCATCCTCACCAACCGCGACTTACGCTTCGAGAAAGACATGGGCCGCCACGTGACGGATGTCATGACCCATACGCCCCTCGTAACAGCCAAAGCCGGCACCGAACTAGCCGACGCCGAAGATATTCTGCAAGAGTCGAAGGTGGAAAAACTACCAGTGGTAGATGCTGACGGCCGCCTTGTGGGCCTTATCACATACAAAGACATTCGGAAGCGCCGCCGCACGCCCAACGCCTGCAAAGACGAGTACGGCCGCCTGCGCGTAGGGGCTGCTGTAGGCGTAACCCCCGACTTGTTGGACCGGGTAGCGGCTTTGGTGGAAGCTGGTGTGGATGTGGTGAGCGTGGACACTGCCCACGGCCACAGCAAAGGCGTACTGGATGCTGTTCGTAACCTTAAACAGAAATTCCCTACCCTCGAGATAATAGCCGGCAACGTAGCCACGGCCGAAGGGGCCCGCGCCCTCGCTGATGCCGGCGCCGACGCGGTAAAAGTGGGAGTTGGGCCTGGTTCTATCTGCACCACTCGCATCATTGCTGGCATTGGTGTACCACAGCTGTCGGCGGTGCTCGAAGCTGCCCGTGGCCTAGAAGGCACGGGGGTTCCGCTTATTGCTGATGGCGGCATCAAGTTCTCCGGCGATGTTGTGAAAGCCTTGGCCGCGGGCGCCAGCACCATTATGATTGGTTCGTTGCTGGCCGGCACCGAAGAGGCTCCCGGAGAAGTTACGCTGTTCGAAGGTCGCAAGTTCAAGAGTTACCGCGGCATGGGTTCAGTGGAAGCTATGGAAGATGGCTCGAAGGACCGGTACTTTCAGGATGCTGAGGACGATGTGAAGAAGCTCGTTCCGGAGGGCATTGTTGGCCGTGTAGCCTATCGGGGCCTTGCTGCCGAAGTGCTGTTTCAGCTAGCTGGCGGCTTACGGGCCGGCATGGGCTACTGTGGAGCCGCTACTATTGAAGCGTTGCAACAAGCCCGTTTCGTACGCATTACCGGTGCTGGTCTGCGCGAGTCGCACCCCCACGATGTGCAGATAACGCAAGAAGCTCCTAATTATAGCACTAAGTAA
- a CDS encoding PP2C family protein-serine/threonine phosphatase: MLFRQKLKAIIFPFTVISWLLLLLSTLSNTNGQAAQWLNGPWPEWVTLLAQATFAAGAFIYQRGRPDPLHGNDFVGLLRRLVLGPGMMATACVGLHLLERFVQVELPTNDQTFFACIYTVNLALFVVFLAYTNYSWRSLVLFRASPQVQRQWVWFEVLLGFTLLFRLLDWVPPHPFDYVIVGGLGVFGVYLSGNQQWVAYLNRRQKWEAVLLQIAILLAMAVFVAYFLRIRYDLKLVAPAPQHAFLLLNAFFGAFYAFMGLMVTVFNLPTAGVFEQKREEILSMQRLTQLIQKGQNEDEVYAMLFDSAVQTMDADAAWITLENDEGVSTVQHYRVSPEQAEGVQRLLQEYKLQHIEYLNNDLSNSSGFRDLNLPYGSLIVMPLRSAKRRFGALYMLKNPRYGFDRENLSILQTFASQTVLSIENLQLVHISLENQRVQEELKIASAVQDSLIPKNLPIDSWFDISSYAASAKEVGGDFYDFLHLPGRRLAILIGDVSGKGVTAAFHVAQMKGIFHALMQENHLARTEREKFPVPSRFMTQANTALSRCLEKVAFITASLYIIDYENGGFVFARAGHCHTLYYHSIKEEVSYFQTTGLGLGIIRNESYEKHIKNQFYDYNPGDVMVIYTDGIVEARNANQEEYGEQRLLYMLEQTFSMEADEIKEQILNDLGQFSAGQPMHDDQTLLVVKFKSSQPDMAN, from the coding sequence ATGCTCTTTCGCCAGAAGCTGAAAGCTATTATTTTTCCTTTTACCGTCATTAGCTGGCTGTTGCTGCTGCTGAGTACGCTCAGCAATACCAATGGCCAAGCTGCCCAGTGGCTAAATGGACCGTGGCCCGAATGGGTTACGCTGTTGGCGCAGGCAACTTTTGCAGCTGGTGCGTTCATCTACCAGCGCGGCCGCCCCGATCCGCTTCATGGCAATGACTTTGTGGGGCTGCTTCGCCGCTTGGTACTGGGCCCTGGCATGATGGCAACGGCCTGCGTGGGTTTGCACTTGCTTGAACGCTTCGTGCAAGTAGAGCTTCCCACCAACGACCAAACCTTTTTCGCCTGTATCTACACGGTGAACTTGGCGCTGTTCGTTGTTTTTCTGGCTTACACCAACTATTCCTGGCGCAGCTTGGTGTTGTTCCGAGCTTCGCCGCAGGTCCAACGTCAATGGGTGTGGTTTGAAGTGCTGCTGGGTTTCACGCTGCTGTTTCGCTTGCTGGATTGGGTGCCGCCCCACCCGTTTGACTACGTTATTGTGGGCGGGCTGGGCGTTTTTGGCGTGTACCTGAGTGGCAACCAGCAATGGGTAGCTTACCTAAACCGGCGTCAGAAATGGGAGGCGGTACTGCTTCAAATAGCTATCCTGCTGGCTATGGCGGTGTTCGTAGCTTACTTCTTGCGCATTCGCTATGATTTGAAGCTGGTAGCTCCGGCTCCTCAGCATGCTTTCCTGCTACTCAATGCGTTCTTCGGTGCCTTCTATGCTTTCATGGGTCTGATGGTTACCGTATTCAATTTGCCTACGGCGGGCGTATTCGAACAGAAGCGTGAGGAGATTTTGAGCATGCAGCGCCTGACGCAGCTGATTCAGAAAGGGCAGAATGAGGATGAGGTGTACGCCATGCTTTTCGATTCGGCCGTGCAAACCATGGATGCCGATGCTGCTTGGATTACGCTGGAAAATGATGAAGGTGTCTCAACAGTACAGCACTACCGCGTCTCGCCCGAACAGGCCGAAGGTGTGCAGCGTTTGCTACAGGAGTACAAGCTCCAACACATCGAATACCTCAACAACGACTTATCGAACAGCAGCGGGTTTCGCGACTTGAATCTGCCGTACGGCTCCCTTATTGTTATGCCGTTGCGTTCTGCCAAGCGGCGGTTTGGAGCCTTATATATGCTTAAAAACCCGCGCTACGGGTTCGACCGCGAAAACCTTAGCATTCTGCAAACCTTCGCCAGCCAGACGGTACTCAGCATTGAAAACCTGCAACTGGTGCATATCTCGCTGGAAAACCAGCGCGTGCAGGAAGAACTGAAGATTGCTTCGGCCGTGCAGGACAGTCTCATTCCTAAAAACCTGCCGATTGATAGCTGGTTCGACATCAGTTCGTATGCCGCTTCGGCCAAGGAAGTGGGCGGCGACTTTTACGACTTCTTGCATCTGCCTGGCCGTCGGCTGGCTATTCTCATTGGCGACGTATCAGGTAAGGGCGTGACAGCAGCGTTCCACGTAGCGCAGATGAAGGGTATTTTTCATGCGCTGATGCAAGAAAACCACTTGGCCCGTACCGAGCGCGAGAAGTTCCCGGTACCCAGCCGGTTTATGACGCAGGCCAACACGGCGCTGTCGCGCTGCTTGGAGAAGGTGGCGTTTATTACAGCCTCCCTCTACATCATCGATTACGAGAATGGAGGGTTTGTATTTGCGCGGGCCGGGCATTGCCACACGCTGTACTACCACTCTATCAAGGAGGAAGTGTCCTACTTTCAAACCACCGGCTTAGGATTGGGCATCATCCGCAACGAGTCGTACGAGAAGCACATCAAGAATCAGTTTTACGACTACAACCCCGGCGACGTAATGGTAATTTACACCGACGGGATAGTGGAGGCGCGCAACGCCAACCAAGAAGAGTACGGGGAACAGCGGCTGCTTTATATGCTGGAACAGACCTTTTCTATGGAAGCCGATGAGATTAAAGAGCAGATCCTGAACGACCTGGGGCAGTTCAGTGCGGGCCAGCCCATGCACGACGACCAAACCTTGCTTGTCGTCAAGTTCAAATCCTCTCAACCCGACATGGCGAACTGA
- a CDS encoding STAS domain-containing protein, with protein sequence MKITQHSSAGTLTLNLDGELDASSSVSLDTELGKPDTLKFQKVLINCKQLNYISSAGLGVFISHLQQFQDAGVKLVFFNMQDKVYNVFEILGLDTLMTIVPSEAEATAI encoded by the coding sequence ATGAAAATAACCCAACATTCCTCCGCCGGTACTCTCACGCTAAATCTTGATGGTGAACTAGATGCCAGTTCTTCAGTATCGCTGGACACGGAACTAGGCAAGCCAGATACACTTAAGTTTCAGAAAGTACTTATCAATTGCAAGCAGCTCAACTACATTTCTTCGGCTGGCCTGGGGGTTTTTATCTCCCATTTACAGCAGTTTCAGGATGCGGGTGTGAAGCTGGTTTTCTTCAACATGCAAGACAAAGTGTACAACGTGTTTGAGATTCTCGGCTTAGATACCCTCATGACTATAGTACCCTCAGAAGCAGAGGCTACTGCTATCTAA
- a CDS encoding ATP-binding protein produces the protein MKNALRISCSRGNLKAVRDFVTTSLLECNLSNLQLNQIVLAVDEVVANLIIHANGEDESQYLDLAINIDDHLFGIEIFDNAATVYKPSTYHEPDLPEFIRLGKKGGVGMALVNRIMDRVEFTTNGSQNVCRLYKHLG, from the coding sequence ATGAAAAACGCACTTCGGATCAGTTGTAGCCGAGGCAACCTGAAGGCTGTCCGTGACTTTGTCACGACTTCCCTGCTGGAGTGTAACCTATCGAATCTGCAACTCAATCAGATTGTATTGGCTGTTGACGAAGTGGTAGCTAACCTCATTATTCACGCCAACGGTGAAGACGAGTCACAGTATCTAGATCTGGCCATAAATATCGACGACCATTTATTTGGCATCGAAATATTTGATAATGCGGCTACAGTTTATAAGCCCTCCACGTATCATGAGCCTGATTTGCCAGAGTTTATTCGGCTCGGTAAAAAAGGAGGTGTGGGCATGGCCCTGGTCAACCGCATCATGGATAGAGTGGAATTCACTACCAACGGCAGCCAGAACGTGTGTAGGCTTTACAAGCATTTAGGCTGA